From a region of the Rouxiella sp. S1S-2 genome:
- the folK gene encoding 2-amino-4-hydroxy-6-hydroxymethyldihydropteridine diphosphokinase: MIRVYIALGSNLAKPVDQVNCALEALAHLPRTRLVQTSSFYRSKPLGPQNQPDFLNAVVALDTHLPAHELLDGTQSIEQNQGRVRKAERWGPRTLDLDMLLYGNEIITSERLTVPHYDIKNREFMLYPLAEIAPDIVFPDGETLLELLKRVPLNGLTRW; the protein is encoded by the coding sequence ATGATTCGGGTTTACATTGCGCTTGGCAGTAATCTTGCCAAGCCGGTGGACCAGGTAAACTGTGCGCTGGAGGCTCTGGCGCATTTACCCCGTACCCGTTTGGTGCAAACCTCTTCGTTCTATCGCAGTAAACCCCTTGGTCCGCAGAACCAGCCAGACTTTCTCAATGCCGTCGTCGCGCTTGATACGCACCTGCCAGCACACGAGCTGCTCGACGGGACACAGTCGATCGAACAGAATCAGGGCCGGGTGCGCAAAGCAGAACGTTGGGGACCACGCACGCTGGACCTCGACATGCTGCTTTATGGCAATGAAATTATTACCAGCGAGCGCCTCACGGTGCCGCATTACGACATCAAGAACCGCGAGTTCATGCTTTATCCGCTGGCTGAAATCGCCCCTGATATCGTCTTCCCCGACGGCGAGACGCTGCTGGAGCTGCTAAAGCGCGTGCCGCTAAACGGGCTTACGCGCTGGTAA
- a CDS encoding glucan biosynthesis protein: MVTRRDLLTYTSFSMALAALGFTPEVFAAQRLKLGSEHPFSYDALVQQAKESAAKPYHAPDQVAESALANINYDVYRKIIYNPDYALFNTGVSRFPVTFFSVNSLHRTPVKMSVVENKRTREIIQSIDYFTFPDNAHGVSPDLKGNVFSGFRILENQQLLKKNSEKDWVSFIGASYFRAVGEQGQFGLSARGIAINTVLGDTQEEFPEFTHFWFETPQEDSNQLVVYALLDGPSICGAYRFVLQRTKGVVMDVDCSLFLRRDVGRLGIAPQTSMFWFSKMAKGSASDWRPEVHDSDGLAMWTGKGEHIWRPLNNPLQVMVSAFDDNNPRGFGLLQKDRDFKSYLGSVGYERRPDLWIEPKGEWGEGAVQLVEIPTDDEIYDNIVAMWVPKQEAKAGSEHQFSYRLHWLADEPYPSPLARCGSTRLGRGGNPGAYPDPDARKFIVEYRGEVLDVLPADAKPEAVIWASRGTIEGVKVEKAPGGQGNWRAVFDLHVEGKEPVELRLFLKEGDKTLSETWMYQYLPFRSSPRPLQGI; encoded by the coding sequence ATGGTTACACGACGTGACTTGCTTACTTATACCTCATTCTCAATGGCGCTGGCCGCATTGGGTTTTACCCCTGAAGTGTTTGCCGCTCAGCGATTAAAACTCGGGTCTGAACATCCCTTTTCTTACGATGCGCTGGTGCAGCAGGCAAAAGAAAGTGCCGCAAAACCCTATCACGCGCCCGATCAGGTGGCGGAAAGTGCGCTAGCCAATATAAATTACGACGTGTACCGAAAAATTATCTACAACCCTGATTACGCACTCTTCAATACAGGCGTTAGCCGCTTCCCCGTCACCTTTTTTAGCGTGAATAGTTTGCATCGTACGCCGGTAAAAATGTCGGTAGTTGAAAATAAACGCACACGCGAGATTATTCAAAGCATTGATTATTTTACGTTCCCCGATAATGCCCACGGCGTTTCCCCAGATTTGAAAGGCAATGTTTTTAGCGGCTTTCGTATTTTGGAAAATCAGCAGCTCCTCAAAAAAAATTCGGAGAAAGACTGGGTGTCATTTATTGGTGCCTCTTATTTTCGTGCCGTAGGCGAGCAGGGACAGTTTGGACTGTCGGCGCGCGGTATTGCGATTAACACCGTGCTGGGCGACACCCAAGAAGAGTTCCCCGAATTCACGCACTTCTGGTTCGAGACACCGCAAGAAGATAGCAATCAGCTGGTGGTCTACGCGCTACTCGACGGCCCAAGTATTTGCGGCGCCTATCGGTTTGTATTGCAACGCACCAAAGGCGTGGTGATGGACGTTGATTGTTCGCTGTTTTTACGCCGCGACGTTGGCCGATTGGGTATTGCCCCGCAGACTTCAATGTTCTGGTTTTCGAAAATGGCGAAAGGATCGGCTTCCGACTGGCGGCCAGAAGTGCATGACTCCGACGGTTTGGCAATGTGGACCGGCAAGGGAGAGCATATTTGGCGGCCGCTGAACAATCCGCTGCAGGTGATGGTCTCGGCTTTTGACGACAACAACCCACGCGGTTTTGGCCTGCTGCAAAAAGATCGCGACTTCAAGAGTTATCTAGGGTCCGTCGGCTATGAGCGACGTCCAGACCTATGGATAGAACCGAAAGGTGAGTGGGGTGAAGGCGCTGTGCAACTGGTTGAAATCCCGACCGATGACGAAATTTACGACAACATTGTCGCGATGTGGGTACCAAAGCAGGAGGCGAAAGCCGGAAGCGAGCATCAATTTAGCTATCGGCTGCACTGGTTGGCTGATGAGCCTTATCCGTCACCGTTGGCCCGCTGTGGGTCAACGCGGCTGGGTCGAGGCGGTAACCCTGGAGCTTATCCTGATCCTGACGCGCGTAAATTTATCGTCGAATACCGAGGTGAGGTTTTAGATGTACTGCCTGCCGACGCTAAGCCCGAGGCCGTTATCTGGGCATCACGCGGCACGATTGAAGGTGTTAAGGTCGAAAAGGCACCGGGTGGACAAGGCAACTGGCGCGCCGTATTTGACCTACACGTTGAGGGTAAAGAGCCGGTAGAGCTTAGGCTCTTTCTTAAAGAGGGCGATAAAACGCTGTCAGAGACTTGGATGTACCAATATCTGCCCTTCCGTTCTTCACCGAGGCCGTTGCAGGGGATTTAG
- the qseC gene encoding quorum sensing histidine kinase QseC, whose product MIFFSKLRKRFKNKSLRLRLILLFSALAIITWAVASSIAWQQTRHKINEVFDTQQMLFAKRLATAGLGDMLLDAKTQNMPETKAMVDKHHRGHTDDDALTFAIFDRQGHMLLNDGEHGKAMRFNSEAHGFIDTELKDDDNSWRVLWLTSTDGHYRIAVGQEYDYRSDMAWDMVSGQLVPWLASLPLLMLAMIVMLSLELRPLRRVAKELQSRAADDAQPLATERVPGEIMPLVQSLNALFARTQDMLVRERRFTSDAAHELRSPLAALRVQTEVVQLAGDDARVRDNAVQNLTTSIDRATRLVDQLLTLSRLESFTTLDASHDETGPVDWLALVTQTLIEQDTAAHRNGIELILENNGTPPPMCGQALLLSLMLRNLLDNAIRYSPGGSEIRVTISRSGLTLVDRGPGMNTEQLQRLGERFYRPPGQDQSGSGLGISIVLRIAQLHGISVSYTNNPQCGLRVSLNVC is encoded by the coding sequence ATGATTTTTTTTAGCAAGCTGCGCAAGCGTTTTAAGAACAAGAGCCTGCGTTTGCGGCTGATTTTACTTTTTTCTGCACTGGCAATTATTACCTGGGCAGTGGCCAGCAGCATTGCCTGGCAGCAGACCCGGCACAAGATTAATGAAGTTTTTGATACCCAGCAGATGCTGTTTGCCAAACGGCTCGCTACGGCGGGTCTTGGCGATATGCTGCTGGATGCAAAGACGCAGAATATGCCTGAAACTAAGGCCATGGTCGATAAGCATCATCGCGGTCATACTGATGATGACGCGCTGACCTTTGCTATTTTTGACCGTCAGGGGCACATGCTGCTTAACGACGGCGAGCACGGTAAAGCCATGCGTTTTAATTCCGAGGCGCACGGTTTTATCGATACTGAGCTCAAGGATGATGACAACAGCTGGCGCGTGCTATGGCTGACCTCGACCGATGGCCATTACCGCATTGCCGTTGGGCAAGAATACGATTACCGCAGTGATATGGCGTGGGACATGGTCAGCGGGCAACTGGTTCCGTGGCTGGCGTCGCTGCCGCTGCTGATGCTGGCAATGATAGTGATGCTCAGTCTGGAACTGCGTCCTCTGCGGCGCGTGGCCAAAGAGCTGCAGAGCCGCGCGGCAGATGATGCACAGCCCCTGGCTACAGAGCGAGTGCCTGGTGAAATCATGCCGTTGGTGCAGTCACTTAATGCGCTGTTTGCCCGGACTCAGGACATGCTGGTGCGCGAGCGCCGTTTCACCTCTGATGCAGCGCATGAGTTACGCAGCCCTCTGGCGGCGCTGCGGGTGCAGACCGAAGTGGTACAGCTGGCCGGCGATGACGCACGGGTAAGAGACAACGCCGTGCAGAACCTGACGACCAGCATTGACCGAGCAACGCGCTTGGTCGATCAGTTGCTAACCCTTTCACGCCTTGAGTCCTTCACTACGCTTGACGCCTCGCACGATGAGACGGGGCCGGTTGACTGGCTCGCGCTGGTTACGCAAACACTGATAGAACAAGACACCGCGGCTCATCGTAATGGTATTGAGCTGATATTAGAAAATAACGGTACACCGCCGCCTATGTGCGGGCAGGCGCTGTTGTTATCACTGATGCTGCGCAATCTGCTTGATAACGCCATTCGTTATTCGCCCGGCGGCAGCGAAATTCGCGTAACGATTAGCCGTTCAGGGCTGACTCTCGTGGACCGCGGGCCAGGCATGAATACCGAACAATTACAAAGACTTGGCGAGCGATTTTACCGCCCACCAGGTCAGGATCAGAGCGGCAGTGGATTGGGTATTTCAATCGTACTGCGCATCGCGCAACTGCACGGTATAAGCGTAAGCTATACCAATAATCCACAGTGCGGGTTAAGGGTTTCGCTGAATGTTTGCTAA
- the qseB gene encoding quorum sensing response regulator transcription factor QseB: MRILLIEDDKMIGDGIKVGLTRLGFTLDWFTDGVTGKNALDSAPYDAVVLDLSLPGLDGMLLLRQWRQEGRDTPVLILTARDALEERVGGLQAGADDYLCKPFALAEVAARLEALIRRRHGQVTPKIQHGGIEFCPAGRSVSLHGEVIVLTPREVAVMELFLRNKNRVLPRQLIQEKLYSWDEEVSSNAVEVHIHHLRRKLGNGCIRTVHGVGYVLGDET, encoded by the coding sequence ATGCGGATTCTATTGATCGAAGACGACAAAATGATTGGCGACGGGATTAAGGTTGGCCTGACACGACTGGGATTCACTCTAGACTGGTTTACCGACGGCGTTACCGGTAAGAATGCGCTCGACAGTGCACCTTATGATGCGGTGGTGCTCGACCTCAGCTTGCCTGGCCTCGACGGCATGCTGTTGCTGCGCCAATGGCGTCAGGAAGGGCGTGACACCCCAGTGCTTATCCTGACTGCCAGAGACGCGCTTGAAGAGAGAGTGGGCGGTTTGCAGGCCGGTGCCGATGACTATTTGTGCAAACCTTTTGCACTGGCCGAGGTTGCAGCCAGATTAGAGGCGTTGATTCGCCGCCGTCACGGGCAGGTCACGCCCAAAATTCAGCACGGCGGCATCGAGTTTTGCCCGGCAGGGCGCAGCGTCAGTCTTCACGGCGAAGTGATAGTGCTTACCCCGCGTGAAGTGGCGGTAATGGAGCTGTTTCTGCGCAATAAAAATCGCGTGTTGCCGCGCCAGTTGATTCAGGAAAAGCTCTACAGCTGGGATGAGGAGGTCAGTAGCAATGCGGTTGAGGTTCATATCCACCATCTTCGACGCAAGCTGGGTAACGGATGCATCCGCACCGTTCACGGCGTAGGCTACGTGCTGGGTGATGAAACATGA
- the panB gene encoding 3-methyl-2-oxobutanoate hydroxymethyltransferase, whose translation MKATTMSQLRQWKQEKHKFATITAYDASFAQLFAEQGIPVMLIGDSLGMVVQGQDSTLPVILEDIVYHTRCVRRGAPKALLLSDLPFMSYSTPEQTFDSAAQLMRAGANMVKLEGGSWLCETVAMLTERAVPVCGHLGLTPQSVNIFGGYKVQGRGEVAANKLLEDALALEKAGMQLLVLECVPVELARRVTQALAIPVIGIGAGSATDGQILVMHDAFGITGGHIPKFAKDFLAEAGDIRDAVRLYVEEVAQGIYPGIEHSFQ comes from the coding sequence ATGAAAGCAACAACCATGAGCCAATTGCGCCAGTGGAAGCAGGAAAAGCACAAATTTGCGACCATTACCGCCTATGACGCCAGTTTTGCCCAACTCTTTGCCGAGCAGGGTATTCCCGTAATGCTTATCGGTGATTCGCTGGGTATGGTCGTTCAGGGTCAAGACTCGACGCTGCCGGTCATCCTTGAAGACATTGTTTACCACACTCGCTGCGTTCGCCGTGGTGCGCCAAAAGCCCTCCTGCTGTCTGACCTGCCGTTTATGAGCTACTCAACGCCGGAACAGACCTTCGACAGCGCCGCACAGTTGATGCGCGCCGGAGCCAATATGGTCAAACTTGAAGGTGGCAGCTGGCTGTGCGAAACGGTCGCCATGCTGACCGAGCGCGCCGTGCCGGTATGCGGTCATTTGGGCTTAACGCCTCAGTCGGTTAATATCTTCGGCGGCTATAAAGTTCAGGGTCGCGGTGAAGTCGCTGCAAATAAACTGCTGGAAGATGCGCTGGCGCTAGAAAAAGCCGGCATGCAGCTTCTGGTGCTCGAGTGTGTACCGGTTGAATTGGCGCGCCGCGTGACCCAAGCGCTGGCGATTCCGGTGATCGGCATTGGTGCCGGTAGCGCAACCGACGGCCAAATTCTGGTGATGCACGATGCCTTCGGCATTACCGGTGGGCATATTCCCAAGTTTGCCAAAGACTTCCTGGCTGAAGCCGGGGATATTCGCGATGCCGTGCGCTTATACGTTGAAGAAGTGGCGCAGGGTATTTATCCCGGCATTGAACACAGCTTTCAGTAA